One Kitasatospora sp. NBC_01266 genomic window carries:
- a CDS encoding DUF402 domain-containing protein, with protein sequence MTDTKLFQPGTTAIRRDVHADRVWTAMPQRVIDDTGHMLTLAYWPGIESLAPTAWITSTRTGDDATRQQGLADLAAGTWTLDHYQWTGTELLSHFLNSEWFSVHRFQDATTKEPLRWYVNFEHPYRRRPGLGIDTMDLALDLVITPDLSGHHWKDQEEYAQLRRLGVVDDYVGRQVERARERAIGMLDDRTGPFAGGWPTWAPDPSWPLPTLPPGAEEAATSATAYRP encoded by the coding sequence ATGACCGACACCAAGCTGTTCCAGCCCGGCACCACCGCGATCCGCCGCGACGTCCACGCCGACCGGGTATGGACCGCGATGCCGCAACGCGTGATCGACGACACCGGCCACATGCTGACCCTGGCCTACTGGCCGGGCATCGAGAGCCTGGCCCCGACAGCCTGGATCACCTCGACCCGCACCGGCGACGACGCCACCCGCCAGCAGGGCCTGGCCGACCTGGCGGCCGGCACCTGGACCCTGGACCACTACCAGTGGACCGGCACCGAGCTGCTGTCCCACTTCCTGAACAGCGAGTGGTTCTCCGTGCACCGCTTCCAGGACGCCACCACGAAGGAACCACTGCGCTGGTACGTGAACTTCGAGCACCCCTACCGGCGCCGCCCCGGCCTCGGCATCGACACCATGGACCTCGCCCTCGACCTGGTCATCACCCCCGACCTGTCGGGGCACCACTGGAAAGACCAGGAAGAGTACGCCCAGCTGCGCCGCCTCGGTGTGGTCGACGACTACGTGGGCCGCCAGGTCGAGCGGGCCCGAGAACGGGCGATCGGCATGCTGGACGACCGCACCGGGCCGTTCGCCGGCGGCTGGCCGACCTGGGCACCGGATCCGTCCTGGCCGCTGCCGACGCTGCCGCCCGGCGCCGAGGAAGCGGCCACCTCGGCGACCGCGTACCGGCCATGA